From Pleurocapsa sp. PCC 7319:
CCTTCAGGATTAGATAACAGCCCTGCTGCAACCGTGGCATCAATCCACATCCCGCATTTACCCGTTGAGAATAATGCTAGATTCTCATTAAAGCCATTAGAACTAGCTCCAGGTGGACCATATTCGTTCAACACATCTACATAAAAACCGACGGCACTTTTCCATTCTGGGGTGTCGAGTTGAGGCTGCCAGTCCATATCGAACCAGCGTCCGCCATTAGTATTGACCAGCGTGGTTAAAAACGCCATGTTTTCACCCCAACCAGGCTTACCCCGTAGGCACATACCGTAAACACCATTGGCTGGATCGTGTACTTTACTCGCCCATTCTTCTACCTGATCGTAAGTGGGATTTTTTGCCATCGTGATACCTGCTTTCTCAAACAGATCTTGACGGTAGTACAGCATCGAACTCTCCGCATAGAAAGGTAAAGCATAAAGTGAACCTTCATGGGAAAGACCAGTGCGGACGGGATCGAGCAGATCCTCAACCTCATATTCAGCAGGTAGATCGTCGAGGGGCTTTAACCAACCACGTTTTGCCCAAATCGGTGTTTCATAAGAACCAATCGTTAAAACATCAAATTGACCGCCCTGACTGGCAACATCGGTGGTAGTGCGTTGACGTAAAATATTTTCTTCTAAAACTACCCAGCGCAGCTCGATATCGGGATTCTCGTCTTCAAACTGGCGCGATAAATCCTGCATGACCACCATGTCACCGTTATTGACTGTGGCAATGGTCAATCGCGTTTTCTCCTTTGCCTCCGATTGACCTCCACAGGCTGACAATAACGGTATCAGCATGACGCTACAGAAGAATGTCGTTATTTTGTTCATATTAATTTGTCTCCTAAGGCGTTGAAACCTAGTTAACGATCGAGATT
This genomic window contains:
- a CDS encoding sugar ABC transporter substrate-binding protein, coding for MNKITTFFCSVMLIPLLSACGGQSEAKEKTRLTIATVNNGDMVVMQDLSRQFEDENPDIELRWVVLEENILRQRTTTDVASQGGQFDVLTIGSYETPIWAKRGWLKPLDDLPAEYEVEDLLDPVRTGLSHEGSLYALPFYAESSMLYYRQDLFEKAGITMAKNPTYDQVEEWASKVHDPANGVYGMCLRGKPGWGENMAFLTTLVNTNGGRWFDMDWQPQLDTPEWKSAVGFYVDVLNEYGPPGASSNGFNENLALFSTGKCGMWIDATVAAGLLSNPEGSQVADKVGFAPAPVASYPNGSNWLWAWALAIPETSRSPEEAQRFITWATSKEYIKLVADESGWVGVPPGTRTSTYENSNYQEVAPFAKTVLNSIESADIEQPSPLPTPYKGIQYVDIPEFQAIGTQVGQRMAEALADKVSVEKAISQSQNVAERFMRHTGYIEESQNNEQAKTEVNR